The following are from one region of the Heliangelus exortis chromosome 2, bHelExo1.hap1, whole genome shotgun sequence genome:
- the FBXL7 gene encoding F-box/LRR-repeat protein 7, which translates to MGANNGKQYGSEGKGSSSISSDVSSSTDHTPTKAQKNAATSEDSDLSMRTLSTPSPALIFPPNSPGFQNGRGSSTSSSSVTGETVAMVHSPPPTRLTHPLIRLASKHQKEQANIDRLPDHSIVQIFSFLPTNQLCRCARVCRRWYNIAWDPRLWRTIRLTGETINVDRALKVLTRRLCQDTPNVCLMLETVIVSGCRRLTDRGLYTIAQCCPELRRLEVSGCYNISNEAVFDVVSLCPNLEHLDVSGCSKVTCISLTREASIKLSPLHGKQISIRYLDMTDCFVLEDEGLHTIAAHCTQLTHLYLRRCVRITDEGLRYLMIYCTSIKELSVSDCRFVSDFGMREVAKLESRLRYLSIAHCGRITDVGIRYIAKYCGKLRYLNARGCEGITDHGVEYLAKNCTKLKSLDIGKCPLVSDTGLEFLALNCFNLKRLSLKSCESITGQGLQIVAANCFDLQMLNVQDCDVSVDALRFVKRHCKRCIIEHTNPAFF; encoded by the exons ACTCCGACCTGAGCATGCGGACGCTCAGTAcacccagcccagcattaaTATTCCCACCGAATTCCCCCGGTTTCCAGAATGGCAGAGGTTCGTCGACATCCTCATCCTCAGTCACTGGGGAAACTGTTGCCATGGTCCACTCGCCTCCTCCGACCCGACTCACTCATCCTCTCATCCGGCTGGCCTCCAAGCACCAGAAGGAGCAGGCTAACATAGACCGGCTGCCCGACCACTCCATCGTCCAgatcttctccttcctccccaccaACCAGCTGTGCCGCTGCGCCCGGGTGTGCCGCCGCTGGTACAACATCGCCTGGGACCCCCGGCTCTGGAGGACGATTCGCCTGACTGGCGAGACCATCAACGTCGACAGGGCTCTGAAAGTGCTGACCCGGAGGCTTTGTCAGGATACCCCCAACGTATGTCTCATGTTGGAGACGGTAATTGTTAGTGGCTGCAGGCGGCTCACGGACAGAGGACTCTACACCATTGCCCAGTGCTGTCCAGAACTGAGGAGGCTGGAGGTGTCTGGCTGTTACAATATCTCCAATGAGGCTGTCTTCGATGTCGTGTCACTGTGCCCAAACCTGGAACACCTGGACGTTTCAG GCTGCTCCAAAGTCACGTGCATCAGTCTGACCCGGGAAGCCTCCATCAAGCTGTCTCCTTTACACGGGAAGCAGATCTCCATTCGCTACCTGGACATGACGGACTGCTTCGTCCTGGAGGACGAGGGACTGCACACCATTGCCGCTCACTGCACTCAGCTCACCCACCTCTACCTGCGCCGCTGCGTCCGCATCACCGACGAGGGTCTCCGCTACCTGATGATTTACTGCACCTCCATCAAGGAACTCAGCGTCAGCGACTGCCGCTTCGTCAGTGACTTTGGCATGCGGGAGGTGGCCAAGCTGGAGTCGCGCCTCCGGTACCTCAGCATCGCTCACTGCGGCCGCATCACGGACGTGGGCATCCGCTACATCGCCAAGTACTGCGGCAAGCTGCGCTACCTCAACGCGCGGGGCTGCGAGGGCATCACGGACCACGGCGTGGAGTACCTCGCCAAAAATTGCACAAAACTCAAATCCCTAGATATCGGCAAGTGCCCCCTGGTCTCAGACACCGGCCTGGAGTTTCTAGCCCTCAACTGTTTCAACCTGAAGCGCCTGAGCCTGAAATCGTGCGAGAGCATCACGGGGCAGGGCCTGCAGATTGTAGCTGCCAACTGTTTCGACCTGCAGATGTTGAATGTGCAGGACTGTGATGTCTCTGTGGATGCTCTGAGATTCGTGAAGCGACACTGCAAGCGCTGTATTATAGAGCACACCAACCCTGCCTTCTTCTGA